In Acinonyx jubatus isolate Ajub_Pintada_27869175 chromosome A3, VMU_Ajub_asm_v1.0, whole genome shotgun sequence, a genomic segment contains:
- the ECRG4 gene encoding augurin: MAASSARLTVLAMTALALLLLLCLGPGGVSGNKLKLMLQKQEAPASPKTKVAVDENKAKDFLNSLKRQKRQLWDRTRPEVQQWYQQFLYMGFDEAKFEDDVTYWLNRGRNGDDYYDSYQRHYDEDSAMSPYDSRHGPIGNYHDY; encoded by the exons ATGGCCGCCTCCTCCGCGCGGCTCACTGTCCTGGCCATGACCGCGCTGGCGCTACTCCTGCTGCTGTGCCTGGGCCCAG GTGGCGTAAGTGGGAATAAACTCAAGCTGATGCTTCAAAAGCAGGAAG CACCTGCTTCACCTAAGACGAAAGTGGCGGTGGACGAGAACAAGGCCAAAGACTTCTTAAACAGCCTGAAGCGCCAGAAACGGCAGCTGTGGGACCGGACTCGGCCAGAGGTTCAGCAGTGGTACCAGCAGTTCCTCTATATGGGTTTCGATGAAGCG aaatttGAAGATGACGTCACCTACTGGCTAAACAGAGGTCGGAATGGGGACGACTACTATGATTCTTACCAGCGTCACTATGACGAGGACTCTGCGATGAGCCCCTACGACTCCAGGCACGGACCCATCGGCAACTACCATGACTACTAA